A region from the Amycolatopsis camponoti genome encodes:
- a CDS encoding dicarboxylate/amino acid:cation symporter, whose product MSFVRTYTKPRVFAAAVLGSLVVGALLGVLARQTGAGWLTDLLDQIGTIFTTLLQIAVIPLVFTAIVVGINSLRKLGGGRTAARLGGKTVMWFAITSFIASLIGIAVGRIFNPGSGGLGGVTATAKNADKAAASVDHWGSWDAFVNGLLPENFVKAFSDGETLQVLFLALVIGAAAYSLGDKAKPFVDFTTSVFEIIQRYLGWIVRLAPIGIIGLIGAAVSNYGDALFRPLFSTTLAVYVGCLLVLFVVYPILLRFVAKVSPLKFFSKAGTAIQFAFASQSSAATLPLTRQSAVNLGVQPAYAAFATPLGSATKMDGCAAVFPAIAAIFVANLAGVSLNFWQYVGIVVVAVVGALATAGTTGWLTAFTLTTSFIGLDAKQVALGLALIYSVNPIMDMMRTATNVAGQIVVPVVVARGEGLLDEEVLNAPTDRPQHSDEGTEARHTEPAPA is encoded by the coding sequence GTGTCTTTTGTACGGACATACACCAAACCGCGGGTGTTCGCGGCCGCGGTTCTCGGCTCGCTCGTCGTCGGCGCCCTCCTGGGCGTCCTCGCGCGGCAGACCGGAGCCGGCTGGCTGACCGATCTCCTCGACCAGATCGGCACCATCTTCACGACCCTGCTGCAGATCGCGGTGATCCCGCTGGTCTTCACGGCGATCGTGGTCGGCATCAACAGCCTCCGGAAGCTCGGCGGCGGCCGCACCGCCGCGCGCCTCGGCGGCAAGACGGTCATGTGGTTCGCCATCACGTCGTTCATCGCGTCGCTGATCGGCATCGCGGTCGGGCGGATCTTCAACCCGGGTTCGGGCGGGCTCGGCGGCGTCACGGCGACCGCCAAGAACGCGGACAAAGCCGCCGCCAGCGTCGACCACTGGGGTTCGTGGGACGCCTTCGTCAACGGGCTGCTGCCGGAGAACTTCGTGAAAGCGTTCTCCGACGGCGAGACGCTGCAGGTGCTGTTCCTCGCGCTGGTCATCGGCGCGGCCGCGTACAGCCTGGGTGACAAGGCGAAGCCGTTCGTGGACTTCACGACGAGCGTCTTCGAGATCATCCAGCGCTACCTCGGCTGGATCGTCCGGCTGGCCCCGATCGGCATCATCGGCCTGATCGGCGCGGCGGTCTCCAACTACGGCGACGCGCTGTTCCGGCCGCTGTTCTCCACCACGCTCGCGGTGTACGTCGGCTGCCTGCTCGTGCTGTTCGTCGTCTACCCGATCCTGCTGCGGTTCGTGGCGAAGGTCAGCCCGCTGAAGTTCTTCTCCAAGGCGGGCACGGCGATCCAGTTCGCGTTCGCCTCGCAGTCCTCGGCCGCGACACTGCCGCTGACCCGCCAGTCCGCGGTGAACCTCGGCGTCCAGCCGGCGTACGCGGCCTTCGCGACCCCGCTCGGCAGCGCGACGAAGATGGACGGCTGCGCGGCGGTCTTCCCGGCGATCGCGGCGATCTTCGTCGCCAACCTGGCCGGGGTGTCGCTGAACTTCTGGCAGTACGTGGGCATCGTCGTGGTCGCCGTGGTCGGCGCACTGGCGACGGCCGGCACCACGGGCTGGCTGACGGCGTTCACGCTGACGACGTCGTTCATCGGCCTCGACGCGAAGCAGGTGGCGCTCGGCCTGGCGCTGATCTACTCGGTCAACCCGATCATGGACATGATGCGCACGGCGACGAACGTGGCCGGCCAGATCGTGGTGCCGGTGGTCGTGGCCCGCGGCGAGGGTCTCCTCGACGAAGAGGTCCTGAACGCCCCGACGGACCGTCCGCAGCACAGCGACGAGGGCACCGAGGCCCGGCACACGGAACCCGCCCCCGCCTGA
- a CDS encoding GNAT family N-acetyltransferase has product MEPVEINAGTYYLRQLRADRHIDDRPPLMEAFADPTHRKYVLNYRLRTLDEATEYVALRAAQWAGDERCSWAIAEPTSGRLLGEVGLRELDLAAQYAEATIWVHPTERGKGIATTALNAALRFGFGGLGLTEVSYRYEESNTASAIVAERCGFTLVGPEPTPAPTGERLIRWHRTS; this is encoded by the coding sequence GTGGAACCGGTGGAGATCAACGCGGGCACGTACTACTTGCGCCAGCTGCGCGCGGACCGGCACATCGACGACCGGCCGCCGCTGATGGAGGCGTTCGCCGACCCGACGCACCGCAAGTACGTGCTGAACTACCGCTTGCGCACCCTCGACGAGGCAACGGAGTACGTAGCGCTGCGAGCAGCCCAGTGGGCGGGCGACGAGCGCTGTTCGTGGGCGATCGCGGAGCCGACGTCGGGCAGGCTGCTGGGCGAGGTGGGCCTGCGCGAGCTGGACCTCGCCGCGCAGTACGCGGAGGCGACGATCTGGGTTCACCCGACCGAGCGAGGCAAGGGCATCGCGACAACGGCGTTGAACGCGGCTTTGCGTTTCGGTTTCGGTGGCTTGGGGCTGACGGAGGTGAGCTACCGCTACGAGGAGAGCAACACGGCATCGGCAATCGTGGCGGAGCGCTGCGGGTTCACCCTGGTGGGCCCAGAGCCAACCCCAGCCCCGACCGGCGAGCGCCTGATCCGCTGGCACCGGACTTCCTGA
- a CDS encoding MIP/aquaporin family protein, whose amino-acid sequence MSAGAIIVWELLGTAALILLGNGVVANHVLRKNNGHNAGFLFINFGWAFAVFTGASIAAPSGAHLNPAVTLGLAIADKTHWADVPFYFIGQMAGAIIGAVLCWATYKLQFDDHPEPENTLGIFSTAPQIPNTAWNLVTEVIGTFVLVAWILLSPVVSVGDGGTPNFGNSALGYAGVSFVVLVIGTSLGGPTGYAINPARDLGPRIAYAFLLPIKNKANANWGYSWIPVVGPLAGGSLAALLYLVVHNLT is encoded by the coding sequence GTGAGTGCTGGGGCAATAATCGTCTGGGAACTACTGGGAACGGCCGCGCTGATCCTGCTCGGCAACGGTGTGGTCGCGAACCACGTACTCCGCAAGAACAACGGTCACAACGCCGGGTTCCTGTTCATCAACTTCGGCTGGGCGTTCGCCGTCTTCACGGGCGCCAGCATCGCCGCGCCCAGCGGCGCGCATCTCAACCCGGCCGTGACGCTGGGCCTGGCCATCGCGGACAAGACCCACTGGGCCGACGTCCCCTTCTACTTCATCGGCCAGATGGCCGGCGCGATCATCGGCGCCGTGCTCTGCTGGGCCACCTACAAGCTGCAGTTCGACGACCACCCCGAGCCCGAGAACACGCTCGGGATCTTCTCCACCGCGCCGCAGATCCCGAACACCGCGTGGAACCTCGTCACCGAGGTCATCGGCACCTTCGTCCTGGTGGCCTGGATCCTGCTCAGCCCGGTGGTCTCCGTCGGTGACGGTGGCACCCCGAACTTCGGCAACTCCGCGCTCGGCTACGCGGGTGTCTCGTTCGTGGTCCTCGTGATCGGTACTTCGCTCGGCGGGCCGACGGGCTACGCCATCAACCCGGCCCGCGACCTCGGCCCGCGCATCGCGTACGCGTTCCTGCTGCCGATCAAGAACAAGGCCAACGCCAACTGGGGCTATTCGTGGATCCCGGTCGTCGGCCCGCTGGCCGGCGGTTCGCTGGCCGCGTTGCTCTACCTCGTCGTGCACAACCTGACCTGA
- a CDS encoding Maf family protein produces the protein MQFVLASQSPARLALLRSAGLDPAVFVSGVDEDAVAASLTDPSPSELVAALAAAKAEAVLDEVAAAHPDAVVVACDSMLNIGGQMVGKPANPDIARQRWAAMAGSSGELLTGHAVVRLDGGTRAKDTSGWESTTVRFGTPSAAEIDAYIATGEPLHVAGGFTIDGMGSWFVDGLDGGHTSVVGISLPLTRRLLAEVGVSVVDLWRPPAS, from the coding sequence GTGCAGTTCGTCCTCGCCTCCCAGTCCCCCGCCCGGCTCGCCCTCCTGCGTTCCGCCGGTCTCGATCCGGCCGTGTTCGTCTCCGGCGTCGACGAGGACGCCGTCGCCGCCTCGCTGACCGATCCATCACCGTCGGAACTGGTCGCCGCCCTCGCCGCGGCCAAGGCCGAAGCCGTCCTCGACGAGGTCGCCGCGGCCCACCCGGACGCCGTCGTCGTCGCCTGCGACTCGATGTTGAACATCGGCGGGCAGATGGTCGGCAAACCGGCGAACCCGGACATCGCGCGGCAGCGCTGGGCCGCGATGGCGGGGTCATCCGGTGAACTCCTCACCGGCCACGCGGTCGTCCGGCTCGACGGCGGCACGCGCGCCAAGGACACCAGCGGCTGGGAGTCGACGACCGTCCGGTTCGGCACGCCGAGCGCGGCGGAGATCGACGCCTACATCGCGACCGGCGAGCCGCTGCACGTGGCCGGCGGCTTCACGATCGACGGCATGGGCAGCTGGTTCGTCGACGGGCTCGACGGCGGCCACACGAGCGTCGTCGGCATCAGCCTCCCGCTGACGCGCCGGCTGCTCGCCGAGGTCGGCGTGAGTGTCGTGGATCTCTGGCGACCTCCCGCATCCTGA
- a CDS encoding sensor histidine kinase, with the protein MGVVPGALDARGERVAGPIFTGVGLAGLAACVIWGPGIRGATLAVVVAAAVWVPLLIPLFPHRRTHPWLAAGYYAGVLAAATVLVARDDTFMGFASFGYPLAFVLFPARWGFFAVAATATVPLLAANSDSPSPTWVLVLSMAGPLLYAAWFVGAESEQRRKATVRLEAALEENADLHARLVTQAREAGVLDERQRMAREIHDTLAQGLTGIVTQLQAADGPDRDRRVEQAHALARESLGEARRAVQALRPEPLAAAQLPEALSRLADRVSATSGVAVRMETTGDARPLLPDLEETLYRVAQEALANAEKHAKASRIAVTLSYSDDLVLLDVVDDGAGFRPGDRGDGTGFGLEAMRQRVRRVAGTLSIESTPGGGTAVSAQVPAL; encoded by the coding sequence ATGGGCGTGGTGCCGGGCGCGCTGGACGCCCGAGGCGAACGGGTGGCGGGGCCGATCTTCACCGGCGTCGGCCTCGCCGGGCTCGCGGCGTGCGTGATCTGGGGGCCCGGGATCCGGGGTGCCACGCTCGCCGTCGTCGTGGCCGCGGCGGTGTGGGTGCCGCTGCTGATCCCGCTGTTCCCGCACCGGCGCACGCACCCGTGGCTCGCCGCCGGCTACTACGCGGGCGTGCTCGCGGCCGCCACCGTGCTGGTGGCGCGCGACGACACCTTCATGGGCTTCGCGTCCTTCGGCTACCCGCTCGCCTTCGTGCTCTTCCCGGCGCGCTGGGGGTTCTTCGCGGTGGCCGCGACGGCGACGGTGCCGCTGCTGGCGGCGAACTCGGATTCGCCGAGCCCGACGTGGGTGCTGGTCCTGTCGATGGCCGGGCCGCTGCTGTACGCCGCGTGGTTCGTCGGGGCGGAGAGCGAGCAGCGGCGGAAGGCGACCGTCCGGCTGGAAGCGGCGCTCGAGGAGAACGCGGACCTGCACGCGCGGCTGGTCACTCAGGCGCGGGAGGCCGGCGTCCTCGACGAGCGGCAGCGGATGGCCCGCGAAATCCACGACACCCTCGCCCAGGGCCTGACCGGGATCGTCACGCAGCTGCAGGCCGCCGACGGCCCGGACCGCGACCGGCGGGTGGAGCAGGCTCACGCGCTCGCCCGGGAGAGTCTCGGCGAAGCGCGTCGCGCGGTGCAGGCGCTGCGGCCGGAGCCGTTGGCCGCGGCCCAGCTGCCGGAAGCGCTTTCCCGGCTGGCCGACCGGGTCTCCGCGACGTCCGGGGTCGCGGTGCGCATGGAGACCACCGGCGACGCCCGGCCCCTGCTGCCCGACCTGGAGGAGACGCTCTACCGCGTCGCGCAGGAGGCACTGGCGAACGCGGAGAAGCACGCGAAGGCGTCCCGGATCGCGGTGACACTGTCCTATTCGGACGATCTGGTGCTGCTCGACGTCGTCGACGACGGTGCCGGCTTCCGGCCCGGCGACCGCGGCGACGGCACCGGCTTCGGCCTGGAGGCGATGCGCCAGCGCGTCCGCCGGGTGGCGGGGACGCTGTCGATCGAAAGCACCCCGGGCGGCGGCACGGCCGTCAGCGCGCAGGTCCCCGCGCTCTGA
- a CDS encoding SAV_915 family protein, whose protein sequence is MTNPNLPPALYLPTGPASAETEGASIELRRTPDGRTALVAFTALDRLIDCCGEHQPWVLVNTEHLPKVHAANPYDVIVLDSPLPQELRHHV, encoded by the coding sequence GTGACGAACCCGAACCTTCCCCCCGCCCTCTACCTGCCGACCGGGCCGGCCAGCGCCGAGACCGAAGGCGCGTCGATCGAGCTGCGCCGCACGCCGGACGGCCGCACCGCCCTGGTCGCGTTCACCGCGCTCGACCGGCTGATCGACTGCTGCGGCGAGCACCAGCCGTGGGTGCTGGTGAACACCGAGCACCTGCCGAAGGTCCACGCGGCGAACCCCTACGACGTCATCGTGCTGGACTCGCCGCTGCCCCAGGAGCTGCGGCACCACGTCTGA
- a CDS encoding glycerol-3-phosphate dehydrogenase/oxidase yields MAQHAAETNPARLGPVKREETWQRLGNETFDLVVIGGGVVGAGTALDAATRGLRVALVEARDLASGTSSRSSKLFHGGLRYLEQLEFGLVREALRERELMLTTIAPHLVKPVSFLYPLTHRVWERPYTAAGLLMYDTMGGAKSVPGQKHLTRAGALRMVPALKRSALIGGIRYYDAQSDDARHTMTVARTAAHYGAVVRTSTQVVGFLREADRVSGVRVRDVEDGRETEISAAAVINCTGVWTDELQRLSGGRGRFRVRASKGVHIVVPRDRIVSESGMILRTEKSVLFVIPWRNHWIVGTTDTDWNLDLAHPAATKHDIDYLLEHVNSVLATPLTHDDIEGVYAGLRPLLAGESEETSKLSREHAVARVAPGLVAIAGGKYTTYRVMAADAVDAAAVDLPGRSQPSITDKVPLIGADGYHALVNQADHLAAEHGLHPYRVRHLLDRYGSLVNEVLASASGRPELLKPIEHAPDYLGVEVVYAASHEGALHLEDVLARRTRISIEYAHRGVECAEQVAALVGEVLGWSPETVKREIEVYNARVEAERESQSQPSDEAADALRSAAPEARAGIVEPVS; encoded by the coding sequence GTGGCGCAGCACGCAGCGGAGACGAACCCGGCTCGACTGGGCCCGGTCAAGCGCGAAGAGACCTGGCAGCGGCTCGGCAACGAGACCTTCGACCTCGTCGTCATCGGCGGCGGCGTGGTCGGCGCGGGCACGGCGCTGGACGCCGCGACGCGCGGGCTGCGGGTCGCGCTCGTCGAAGCCCGCGACCTCGCTTCGGGGACGTCGAGCCGGTCGAGCAAGCTCTTCCACGGCGGCCTGCGCTACCTGGAACAGCTCGAGTTCGGCCTGGTCCGGGAGGCGCTGCGCGAACGTGAGCTGATGCTGACGACGATCGCACCCCATCTGGTGAAGCCGGTCAGCTTTCTCTACCCGCTGACGCACCGCGTGTGGGAACGGCCCTACACCGCCGCCGGCCTGCTGATGTACGACACGATGGGCGGCGCCAAGAGCGTCCCGGGCCAGAAGCACCTCACTCGTGCGGGCGCGCTGCGGATGGTGCCGGCGCTCAAGCGGTCCGCGCTGATCGGCGGGATCCGCTACTACGACGCGCAGTCCGACGACGCCCGTCACACGATGACGGTGGCCAGGACGGCGGCGCACTACGGCGCGGTCGTGCGGACGTCGACCCAGGTCGTCGGGTTCCTGCGCGAGGCCGACCGGGTGTCCGGCGTGCGCGTGCGCGACGTCGAGGACGGCCGCGAGACGGAGATCTCGGCGGCCGCGGTGATCAACTGCACCGGCGTCTGGACCGACGAGCTGCAGCGCCTGTCAGGCGGCCGCGGGCGGTTCCGCGTGCGCGCCAGCAAGGGCGTGCACATCGTCGTGCCGCGCGACCGGATCGTCTCGGAGTCGGGGATGATCCTGCGCACCGAGAAGTCGGTGCTGTTCGTGATCCCGTGGCGGAATCACTGGATCGTCGGGACGACGGACACGGACTGGAACCTCGACCTGGCGCACCCGGCGGCGACGAAGCACGACATCGACTACCTGCTGGAGCACGTCAACAGCGTCCTGGCGACCCCGCTGACGCACGACGACATCGAAGGCGTGTACGCGGGCCTTCGCCCGCTGCTGGCGGGGGAGAGCGAAGAGACTTCGAAGCTTTCGCGCGAGCACGCGGTGGCACGGGTGGCGCCGGGCCTGGTCGCGATCGCGGGCGGCAAGTACACGACGTACCGGGTGATGGCGGCGGACGCGGTCGACGCGGCGGCGGTGGACCTGCCGGGCCGCTCGCAGCCGTCGATCACGGACAAGGTGCCCCTGATCGGCGCGGACGGTTACCACGCGCTGGTCAACCAGGCCGACCACCTGGCCGCCGAGCACGGCCTGCACCCGTACCGGGTCCGTCACCTGCTGGATCGCTACGGGTCGCTGGTCAACGAGGTCCTGGCCTCGGCAAGCGGTCGTCCCGAGCTGCTGAAGCCGATCGAGCACGCGCCGGACTACCTGGGCGTCGAGGTGGTGTACGCGGCTTCGCACGAGGGGGCGCTGCACCTGGAGGACGTCCTGGCCCGCCGGACCCGCATCTCGATCGAGTACGCCCACCGCGGGGTGGAGTGCGCGGAGCAGGTGGCGGCATTGGTCGGCGAGGTCCTCGGCTGGTCACCCGAAACGGTGAAGCGGGAGATCGAGGTCTACAACGCACGGGTGGAGGCGGAGCGCGAGTCCCAGTCCCAGCCGAGCGACGAAGCGGCGGACGCCCTGCGGTCGGCGGCCCCGGAGGCCCGGGCGGGCATCGTGGAGCCGGTGAGCTGA
- a CDS encoding DUF1707 SHOCT-like domain-containing protein, producing the protein MTEVPSPQLRISDQNRESALSALGEHMSAGRIDIDEYGERSARITAAKTRGELVEIFADLPAPHPRYDDAPQAVAAPGPASEAQPAPRQPGAPVGWSGGQRFVAAFLPLVWIATIALIATGVVHGTLILVPIGLSIFGRSMWGHAGHDQHHAHHDHGDRRERHLRDRDRRRELRDSYRDHRRGLDR; encoded by the coding sequence GTGACCGAAGTCCCGTCTCCGCAGCTGCGGATCAGCGACCAGAACCGCGAGTCCGCGCTGTCCGCGCTCGGTGAGCACATGAGCGCGGGGCGGATCGACATCGACGAGTACGGCGAGCGCTCGGCGCGGATCACCGCGGCCAAGACCCGGGGCGAGCTCGTCGAGATCTTCGCGGACCTGCCCGCACCACACCCCCGCTACGACGACGCGCCGCAGGCCGTCGCGGCCCCCGGGCCGGCGTCGGAGGCCCAGCCCGCGCCCCGGCAACCGGGTGCGCCGGTCGGCTGGAGCGGGGGACAACGGTTCGTCGCCGCGTTCCTCCCGCTGGTCTGGATCGCGACGATCGCGCTGATCGCCACCGGCGTCGTGCACGGGACCCTGATCCTCGTCCCGATCGGGCTGAGCATCTTCGGCCGGTCGATGTGGGGTCACGCCGGGCACGACCAGCACCACGCCCACCACGACCACGGGGACCGCCGCGAGCGGCACCTGCGCGACCGGGACCGGCGGCGCGAGCTGCGCGACTCCTACCGCGACCACCGGCGTGGCCTGGACCGCTGA
- a CDS encoding DUF1707 SHOCT-like domain-containing protein, with product MGDMRLSDDERQDALDVLEEHVRSGRLDIDEYGTRSAKVTAAKRVSELVPLFDDLPSPRPSALLNGASAPPVPVMSGDGALQQFLIRGAVPIAIVLAVAVLILSRGRLLIISVALPLVVAMIAGARRRR from the coding sequence GTGGGCGACATGCGGTTGAGCGACGACGAACGCCAGGACGCCCTGGACGTCCTCGAGGAGCACGTCCGGTCCGGGCGGCTGGACATCGACGAGTACGGCACCCGGTCCGCGAAGGTCACCGCGGCCAAGCGGGTCAGCGAGCTCGTGCCGCTGTTCGACGACCTGCCTTCGCCGCGCCCGAGCGCGCTGCTCAACGGGGCGTCCGCGCCCCCAGTGCCGGTGATGTCCGGCGACGGCGCGCTGCAGCAGTTCCTGATCCGCGGCGCGGTCCCGATCGCGATCGTCCTCGCGGTCGCGGTGCTCATCCTGTCCCGCGGCCGGCTGTTGATCATCTCGGTGGCGCTGCCGCTGGTGGTCGCGATGATCGCCGGGGCCCGCCGCCGGCGCTGA
- a CDS encoding acetyl/propionyl/methylcrotonyl-CoA carboxylase subunit alpha: MAEQVGESTGGPVTRVLVANRGEIAVRVIRAAKDAGLTSVAVYADPDRDAPHVRLADEAFALGGSTAAESYLNFDKLLDAAKRSGADSVHPGYGFLSENADFAQAVLDAGLTWIGPSPQAIRDLGDKVTARHIALRAGAPLVPGTKEPAKDADEIVAFADEYGLPVAIKAAFGGGGRGLKVARTREEIPELFESATREAVAAFGRGECFVERYLDKPRHVEAQVLADQHGNAIVVGTRDCSLQRRHQKLVEEAPAPFLSDEQRKRIHESAKAICKEAGYYGAGTVEYLVATDGTISFLEVNTRLQVEHPVSEETTGLDLVREMFRIARGEKLRITEDPEPRGHSIEFRINGEDAGRGFLPAPGTVTKFVAPSGPGVRVDSGVESGSVIGGQFDSMLAKLIVTGSDRNNALERSRRALDEMVVEGMATVLPFDRVIVNDPAFIGDENGFSVHTRWIETEFDNKIEPFVAPDVEAAEEEPRQNVVVEVGGRRLEVSLPGGFALEGGGGGGTAVKAKPRKRAGGGKAAVSGDAVTAPMQGTIVKVAVEEGQTVEAGELIVVLEAMKMENPVTAHKAGTVTGLSVEVGAAVTQGTQLLEIK; encoded by the coding sequence GTGGCCGAGCAGGTCGGCGAATCCACCGGTGGTCCGGTGACGAGGGTCCTGGTCGCCAACCGGGGCGAGATCGCGGTACGCGTGATCAGAGCCGCCAAGGACGCTGGACTGACCAGCGTCGCGGTGTACGCCGATCCGGACCGCGACGCACCGCACGTGCGCCTGGCCGACGAGGCGTTCGCACTCGGCGGGAGCACGGCCGCCGAGAGCTACCTGAACTTCGACAAGCTCCTCGACGCCGCCAAGCGCTCGGGCGCCGACTCGGTGCACCCGGGCTACGGTTTCCTCTCCGAGAACGCGGACTTCGCCCAGGCCGTCCTCGACGCCGGGCTGACCTGGATCGGGCCGAGCCCGCAGGCCATCCGCGACCTCGGCGACAAGGTCACCGCCCGCCACATCGCGCTGCGCGCGGGCGCGCCGTTGGTGCCGGGCACGAAGGAGCCGGCCAAGGACGCCGACGAGATCGTCGCGTTCGCCGACGAGTACGGCCTGCCGGTGGCCATCAAGGCCGCGTTCGGCGGCGGTGGCCGCGGCCTCAAGGTCGCGCGCACCCGCGAAGAGATCCCCGAGCTGTTCGAGTCGGCGACCCGCGAGGCGGTCGCCGCGTTCGGCCGCGGCGAGTGCTTCGTCGAGCGCTACCTCGACAAGCCGCGCCACGTCGAGGCGCAGGTGCTGGCCGACCAGCACGGGAACGCCATCGTCGTCGGCACCCGCGACTGCTCGCTGCAGCGACGGCACCAGAAGCTCGTCGAGGAAGCGCCCGCGCCGTTCCTGAGCGACGAGCAGCGCAAGCGCATCCACGAGTCGGCGAAGGCGATCTGCAAGGAAGCCGGGTACTACGGCGCCGGCACGGTCGAGTACCTCGTCGCCACCGACGGCACCATCTCCTTCCTCGAGGTCAACACGCGCCTGCAGGTCGAGCACCCGGTCTCGGAGGAGACCACCGGCCTCGACCTCGTCCGCGAGATGTTCCGCATCGCGCGCGGCGAGAAGCTCCGGATCACCGAGGACCCCGAGCCGCGCGGTCACTCGATCGAGTTCCGCATCAACGGCGAGGACGCCGGCCGCGGCTTCCTGCCCGCGCCGGGCACGGTGACGAAGTTCGTCGCGCCGAGCGGCCCCGGCGTGCGCGTCGACTCGGGTGTCGAGTCCGGCAGCGTGATCGGCGGCCAGTTCGACTCGATGCTGGCGAAGCTGATCGTCACCGGCTCCGACCGGAACAACGCCCTCGAACGCAGCCGCCGCGCGCTCGACGAGATGGTCGTCGAGGGCATGGCGACGGTGCTGCCGTTCGACCGCGTGATCGTGAACGACCCCGCGTTCATCGGCGACGAGAACGGCTTCAGCGTGCACACGCGCTGGATCGAGACGGAGTTCGACAACAAGATCGAGCCGTTCGTCGCGCCGGACGTCGAGGCCGCCGAAGAAGAGCCACGGCAGAACGTCGTCGTCGAGGTCGGCGGGCGGCGCCTGGAAGTGTCGCTGCCGGGCGGGTTCGCGCTCGAAGGCGGCGGCGGGGGCGGTACGGCCGTCAAGGCGAAGCCGCGCAAGCGCGCCGGTGGTGGCAAGGCCGCGGTCAGCGGTGACGCCGTCACCGCGCCGATGCAGGGCACCATCGTGAAGGTCGCCGTCGAAGAGGGCCAGACGGTCGAAGCCGGTGAGCTGATCGTCGTCCTCGAGGCGATGAAGATGGAGAACCCGGTCACCGCACACAAAGCGGGCACGGTCACCGGCCTTTCGGTCGAGGTCGGCGCCGCCGTGACGCAGGGCACGCAGCTTCTCGAGATCAAGTAG